A genomic stretch from Telopea speciosissima isolate NSW1024214 ecotype Mountain lineage chromosome 7, Tspe_v1, whole genome shotgun sequence includes:
- the LOC122666823 gene encoding glycine-rich RNA-binding protein 4, mitochondrial-like — protein MAMSSRFGSLLRKSMSPNIPSNGQAPVTSMLNAVRCVSTKLFIGGLSYGTDDSSLKDAFSSFGDVTEAKVITDRDTGRSRGFGFVSFADGESANSALSMDGQELNGRNIRVNIANDRPSGPRGGFGGGGGYGGGGYGGGGYGGGSAGGVDGF, from the exons ATGGCAATGTCTAGTAGATTTGGGAGCCTTCTCAGGAAGAGCATGTCACCGAACATTCCATCAAATGGGCAGGCTCCAGTGACATCTATGCTGAATGCTGTTCGGTGTGTTTCGACAAAGCTCTTCATTGGAG GTCTTTCTTATGGGACTGATGACTCATCTCTCAAAGATGCATTTTCCAGCTTTGGTGATGTGACTGAAG CAAAGGTTATTACAGACCGAGATACTGGAAGGTCAAGGGGTTTTGGATTCGTGAGCTTTGCTGATGGTGAATCTGCTAACTCGGCACTCTCCATGGATGGCCAG GAACTAAATGGACGGAACATTCGTGTAAACATTGCGAATGATAGGCCAAGTGGACCTCGTGGTGGCtttggtggtggcggcggctatggtggtggtggttatgGAGGTGGTGGTTATGGAGGTGGTTCTGCTGGAGGGGTTGACGGGTTCTAA
- the LOC122667898 gene encoding UDP-glucuronate 4-epimerase 6-like: MIDHRILMASPPDTSKLERYNSYLRRINNTKLLAASSKLLFRATLFVALILILFYTLNYPILSDHPHRIHVHQNILSTAFNGGAAWEKQAIHSSTPRRPHGFSVLVTGAGGFVGTHCSLALKKRGDGVLGLDNFNSYYDPTLKRARQALLSKHQIFIVEGDLNDAQLLSKLFDIIPFTHILHLAAQAGVRYAMKNPQSYIRSNIAGFVNLLETAKSANPQPSIVWASSSSVYGLNTQNPFSESHRTDQPASLYAATKKAGEEIAHTYNHIYGLSITGLRFFTVYGPWGRPDMAYFFFTKDILHGKPITIYKTADDKEVARDFTYIDDVVKGCLGALDTAEKSTGSGGKKKGQAQLRIYNLGNTSPVTVGRLVSILEGLLNVKAKKQVVKMPRNGDVPYTHANVSLAYGDFGYKPTTDLGTGLRKFVKWYVGYYGIQSRVKKEGDSDSHSS, translated from the coding sequence ATGATCGATCACCGAATTTTAATGGCGTCTCCACCTGACACGAGCAAGCTTGAGCGCTACAACAGCTACCTCCGCCGTATAAACAACACTAAACTCTTAGCAGCTTCATCCAAGCTTCTCTTTCGAGCAACCCTTTTCGTAGCCCTCATACTCATCTTGTTCTACACCCTCAATTACCCCATACTTTCAGATCATCCCCACCGTATCCATGTCCACCAGAACATCCTCTCCACCGCCTTCAATGGTGGCGCCGCCTGGGAAAAACAAGCCATCCACTCCTCAACCCCTCGTCGACCACACGGCTTCTCTGTCTTGGTCACCGGCGCAGGTGGTTTCGTCGGTACCCACTGCTCACTCGCATTGAAGAAGCGTGGTGATGGTGTTCTCGGCCTCGATAACTTCAATTCCTACTACGATCCAACCCTGAAACGAGCCCGTCAAGCTCTGCTCTCCAAACACCAAATCTTCATCGTCGAAGGCGATCTCAACGATGCCCAATTGCTCTCCAAGCTCTTCGATATCATCCCATTCACCCACATCCTTCACTTAGCGGCACAAGCAGGAGTTCGATACGCCATGAAAAACCCCCAATCGTACATTCGATCCAACATCGCTGGGTTCGTGAATTTACTGGAAACCGCCAAATCGGCTAATCCACAGCCATCCATTGTGTGGGCTTCGTCAAGCTCCGTCTACGGCCTCAACACACAGAATCCCTTCTCAGAGTCCCACAGAACAGACCAACCGGCGAGTCTCTACGCAGCCACCAAGAAAGCCGGCGAAGAAATAGCTCACACATACAACCACATCTACGGGTTATCCATCACGGGTCTCCGGTTCTTCACGGTTTACGGACCCTGGGGTAGACCCGACATGGCTTACTTCTTCTTTACCAAAGATATATTACATGGGAAGCCGATTACGATCTATAAGACCGCAGACGATAAGGAGGTGGCGCGTGATTTCACTTACATCGACGACGTCGTGAAAGGGTGTTTAGGTGCTTTGGATACGGCGGAGAAGAGTACGGGTAGTGGTGGCAAGAAGAAAGGGCAAGCGCAGTTGAGGATTTACAATTTGGGTAACACGTCACCGGTGACGGTGGGAAGGCTCGTGTCGATACTAGAAGGGTTATTGAACGTGAAGGCTAAAAAGCAAGTGGTGAAGATGCCTAGGAATGGAGACGTGCCCTATACGCATGCTAACGTGAGCCTGGCTTATGGGGATTTCGGGTACAAGCCTACCACTGATTTGGGAACTGGGTTGAGGAAGTTCGTAAAGTGGTACGTTGGATATTATGGGATTCagtcaagggtaaaaaaggaaGGAGATAGTGATTCGCATTCTtcatag